CCATAAGGGGCCTCGTTCTGGTCAATCAGCGAGAGAAACACCTCGGTGCCGACATAGGGAGTTCGCGTGCCGTAACGGCGCGCCGAATCGGACACGAGCCGCCGTTCGCGTCGTGTCGAGAAATACCGCCCGTGATTGCCTTCGTCGTTGTTCAGCGTCTGATAAAGCGGGCGAAATTCCAGTTCGTCCGAGGTCGCCGCGACCTGTCCATGCACGGTCTCCACCGCGAACACTTCGTAGTCGAGCGGTGCAAGCCGCGCGGGCACCAGATGAGACTCGGTCTCGCGGGGGGAAATCTCGATGCGGTCGGTATGTCGTTTGAAGAGGTTGATGACGGGCGTGCAGAACAGCGCGAAGCGCGACGCGTCGACGAGGTTCGCGAGCGAGCCCGGCGCCCGGTCGAGCAGCACGACGATTTCGACCTCGCGACCATTCACGCGAGACAGCCCTTCCGCGAGACCGTTGAGTGCGAAGAACCAGAACCGTGCCGGGCATGCGAAGTATTCGTGCAGCAGGTTGTGCCCGTGAAACTTCGTCCAGGTGAGCGGCAGCAGGTTCTGATCGATGCGCAGTCCCTCGTGTTCGACCGCGTCTCGAGTCACGGCGGCGGGAGGGCGCCCCGGTACGCCGAATTCACCCGGCGCGGCAATGATCGACGCGACGCCGGCAACGTGCAGCAGCTCGAACAGGTGCGAAGCGACCTGTTCGTCACCGGCCAGGTACACGGGCAGCCGGTCGAGCCCCTTCAGATCGGTGATGCGCACGTCGCCCGTCGTCGCCAGCCGCAGCCGCAATGCGCCGCGCACCGGTCGGTCCGGTGAGACGTAGCGGTCGAGCGCCGGAATGTCGGGCGGAATGCCCGTCAGGCGCGCATCGGTGATCGTGAGCGGCCAGAGCGTGACGTCCTGCCCGCTCGTAAACTGGCAAGCGGTTTTTTCTCCGTCCGGAACCTGTGCCTTGAACGAGGTGCCGCGCGCGATACGGTAGCCTGCGGCCAGATTGCCTTCAGCCTGACCCGGATACAGGCGCACGACCGCGATCGATGGCGTGGGGGCGACGTAATTCGGATAGATCACTTCCAGCAGCCGTTCCGTGAAGCGGGGAAACTCCGCGTCGAGCTTGATCTGCATGCGCGCGGCCATGAAGCAGAACGACTCGATCAGGCGCTCGACGTAAGGGTCGGCCACTTCGCCGGCCTGCATGCCGAGCCGGCGTGCGATTTTCGGATGCGCCTGCGCGAACTCGGTGGCGAGCTCGCGCATGTAGATGAGTTCCTGGTTGTAATAGTCGAGCAGTCGCGGGTCCATCGGAAAGGCCTCGTTTTGTCGTGCTGCCGTGCCTACCCGGCGCGCATGCCGGTGATCTGGATCTCGCTCGTCTCCAGATCGAGCGAGCTCTGCACCATGAATGCGAGCGGATACGGGTCCATGTGGACCAGACCGCGTACTTCGAACGCGAGCACATTGTGCTGGCCACTGGCGTCCTCACTCAGACGCGGCGAGACCGCCAGCGAATCGGGGATCAGCCGCGGCTCGAAATCGATGATGGCCTGCCGGATCATCCGCTCGATGTCGTTCCACTGGCGCGATGCGAGAAAGGTGCCGGCGAGCGGCGGTACGCCGAAATTGACGGTTGACGCGGCCGCCCGCGGGTGGCGGTCGCGCTCGATCCGGTCTTCAATGCTGGTCGTGTTGAGTAGATAGGCGAGATCGCGCTGGACGATGTCGCGCATCTGTTTGCGCGTGACGGCATATTCTTCGGGGGCTTCGACGAGTCGATGCGGCGCGTCGTCCCGCAGCCGGTCGAGCAGGGTCGGCATCAGGTGGGCGTTTGCGCGCCGCGGTGGGCGGGCGACGAGCGAGCCGCTCCGCGTGGGATGCCGTTTGGGCTCAGTCATCGGCCGGCTCTCCAGGGGTGGCGCCGCCCGTGATACGCGAGCCGAACTGCGCGTGGTCCAGTTCGAATGGACCGAAATCTCCCTGATCCGTTGTCCGGGTTTTTCGTCCAGGTGCGATGACGGCGGTCCGTCCAGATTCCTGCCAAGCCGTTTCGCGCCCGAGACGCAGTACGTCGGTCGCGGCTTCCGAGCCGGGTAGCAGGCAGGCATGAAGCCGCGCACGGTACTGCCGTCCCTCAGCGCCAGCAGACACGGTATCCAAAAAGGCCCACCGATGGACCGGCTGCACGCGAATGCTCGATTCGATCCGCTCGATCTGCACGATAGTCGGCAGGTCTCCCAAGCGGTGGCCAGAGAGCGTTTCAACCGCGAATGACAGGTTCATGCGTCGTCCTTGCATACCGGTGCATCCAGCGGGCTATCGACCGACAGCGCGTGATGCTCGCGCCGGGTCAGCGCGGGCGGCAGCGATGGCGCACGGCGGAGTTCCGCCGAGTGGAATTCGGGGGGAGCAAAGAGGCGCAGGACTTCCGGCGTGGGTCCGGTCTCCAGCTCGGGAGCAGATTCCGTGTCCAGCCGTCCGAATGCGTCCTCGAGTTTGCGCTCGCCTGACAGCAACACCTCGATGGATTCCGGGCCAGTCGGGTTTGCCGGTGGCGGCCGCAGGTCGTGCGAACCGGAATCGGGCGCGACTGAGCCAACAGGTGTCGCGGGCGGGTCCGGCGGTTCGCTCAATGAGCCGGAAAGGGCGGTGTGTGGGTCCGTCAGCGCGCGCCAGTATTGCGCGTGAAGCGTTTCGACGAGGTCGTCAGTGTGCTCGGGAAACGGGGTCTCCCGCGACCCCGTGCCGAGCTTCCCCCGGACGTGATTCCCGTTCATACCGTGATTGCCGATCAGATCGAGGATCGATTGATTTCCGCCCGCGAGATCCGATGGTTCGAACAGCAGAGAGTCCGCGCCGTCCTCTTGCTTCCCGGGATCGCACGACTCGTTATGCAACTCGGGCTCGGTAATCGAGGTATCGGGTTGGCGGTGCCGTTGCAAGCGGAATAAGCGCATGAAAGAGCCTGTGATGACGGAATGCGCATTTTACCCGTGGGGTGGGTAATTCGTTCATTCGAAATGAGGTTTCTCGATTTTAAAATATTATCAAGATTTGATCTTGAATTAATGGATTAATTGAGTGAGGTGGAGTGTGCTTGGTTTATATGGAGATAAGAAATGTCAATGAGGGATTGTTGAGGGTATGTTCGTATTTTTGGCGGATTCCCTCGATTGCATCAATGGCGTGGTGATTGCGGCGCTCGTGTAGCTTCCCCGTTTTCATGACCCAGATGGTGTAGTTGAATATCTTTGGCGGTGTAAGGTCGCAAGGTGCGATTCGATGTCGGTTCTCCAACTTGCGTGAGTGACGACAGTAAAAGCTAATTGGAATAATGCGCGGACTGAGAGGCATTCACTTTATTGGTGTGTGAAGTGCGGCAATAGGCCGATGCCGCCCGAATAGAATTCCTGATTGCTCCGGCCAGGGCCAGGAACATCGAATCAACAACAAGAAGGTTCGCATGACAATTTCACGCCAGGCGCTGTTCGGCAAGCTCGGGGCTCAGCTCTACCGCAGCGTCGAATCAGCAACACGGTTCTGTAAGCTGCGCGGCAATCCGTATGTGGAGCTCGTCCACTGGTTGCATCAGCTCCTGCAGCAACCCGATAGCGACCTGCATCGCATCGTGCGGCACGCCGGCATTGACCGCGACGCACTGGATCGTGATTTCGCAAGCGCGTTGGCCGCGCTGCCCGCCGGCGCCAGTTCGATCAGTGATTTCTCGTGGCATATCGAGGCGGCAATCGAGCGTGCGTGGGTGCTCGCGACGCTGAGTCATGGCGATCGCCGCGTGCGCGGCGCATGGCTCGTCGCTGCGCTCGTCTCCACGCCCGAGTTGCGGCGCGTTCTGCTCTCCATTTCTCCCGCGTTTGGCAAGCTCCCCGTCGACGGGCTCGGCGACGCGTTGCCGGCCTGGATTGACGGCTCGCCCGAAGCCACCGATGCACCTTACGACCACAGCGATTTTTCGGCGGCAGTGCCGGGCGAGGCGTCCGGCGCCATTCCAGTGGCATCGAAGGCGGCTTCTCTCGACCGGTACTGCACCGACCTGACGGCGCGCGCTCGTGCGGGCGAGATCGATCCGGTCATCGGCCGTGAACTCGAGATTCGCACGATGATCGATGTGCTGCTGCGCCGCCGGCAGAATAACCCGCTGGTAACAGGAGAGGCCGGCGTCGGCAAAACGGCCGTCGTGGAAGGGCTGGCGCGCGCGATTGCAGCGGGCAACGTGCCGCCGAAGCTCGCCGACGTGCGGTTGCTGTCGCTCGACGTCGGCGCATTGCTCGCCGGCGCCAGCATGAAAGGGGAATTCGAGGCGCGTCTGAAAGCGCTGCTCGAAGCCGCTGCAAAATCGCCGGCGCCGGTGATCCTCTTCATTGACGAAATCCACACGCTGATTGGCGCCGGCGGACAGGCAGGCACGGGCGATGCCGCCAATCTGCTGAAACCGGCGCTGGCGCGCGGCACGGTTCGCACGATCGGTGCGACGACCTGGGCCGAGTACAAGCGCCACGTCGAAAAGGATCCGGCGCTCACGCGGCGCTTCCAGGTACTGCAGATCTCGGAGCCGTCCGAAGCGGCCGCCGTCGACATGGTGCGCGGGCTCGTACAGACGTTCTCCCGGCACCACGGCGTCGTGGTGCTGGA
The genomic region above belongs to Burkholderia plantarii and contains:
- the tssF gene encoding type VI secretion system baseplate subunit TssF, with the translated sequence MDPRLLDYYNQELIYMRELATEFAQAHPKIARRLGMQAGEVADPYVERLIESFCFMAARMQIKLDAEFPRFTERLLEVIYPNYVAPTPSIAVVRLYPGQAEGNLAAGYRIARGTSFKAQVPDGEKTACQFTSGQDVTLWPLTITDARLTGIPPDIPALDRYVSPDRPVRGALRLRLATTGDVRITDLKGLDRLPVYLAGDEQVASHLFELLHVAGVASIIAAPGEFGVPGRPPAAVTRDAVEHEGLRIDQNLLPLTWTKFHGHNLLHEYFACPARFWFFALNGLAEGLSRVNGREVEIVVLLDRAPGSLANLVDASRFALFCTPVINLFKRHTDRIEISPRETESHLVPARLAPLDYEVFAVETVHGQVAATSDELEFRPLYQTLNNDEGNHGRYFSTRRERRLVSDSARRYGTRTPYVGTEVFLSLIDQNEAPYGEDIRFLSVVALLTNRDLATLVPRDGVRDLTTEESAPVESIGLIRPPSPPKAPYAERETAWRLIRQLNFNYLPLEGLDHRDGGQGLRDLLRLYLSNDNNEPLRQVESLVGVKTRPVTRKLPGTGPMTFGRGIECAVTVDETGFSGVNPYLFGTILEHWLARHVSINSFTQTELHSMQRGRIARWPVRTGTRGVL
- a CDS encoding type VI secretion system accessory protein TagJ gives rise to the protein MNLSFAVETLSGHRLGDLPTIVQIERIESSIRVQPVHRWAFLDTVSAGAEGRQYRARLHACLLPGSEAATDVLRLGRETAWQESGRTAVIAPGRKTRTTDQGDFGPFELDHAQFGSRITGGATPGEPADD
- a CDS encoding TagK domain-containing protein, whose product is MRLFRLQRHRQPDTSITEPELHNESCDPGKQEDGADSLLFEPSDLAGGNQSILDLIGNHGMNGNHVRGKLGTGSRETPFPEHTDDLVETLHAQYWRALTDPHTALSGSLSEPPDPPATPVGSVAPDSGSHDLRPPPANPTGPESIEVLLSGERKLEDAFGRLDTESAPELETGPTPEVLRLFAPPEFHSAELRRAPSLPPALTRREHHALSVDSPLDAPVCKDDA
- the tssE gene encoding type VI secretion system baseplate subunit TssE encodes the protein MTEPKRHPTRSGSLVARPPRRANAHLMPTLLDRLRDDAPHRLVEAPEEYAVTRKQMRDIVQRDLAYLLNTTSIEDRIERDRHPRAAASTVNFGVPPLAGTFLASRQWNDIERMIRQAIIDFEPRLIPDSLAVSPRLSEDASGQHNVLAFEVRGLVHMDPYPLAFMVQSSLDLETSEIQITGMRAG